A section of the Paenibacillus aurantius genome encodes:
- a CDS encoding YdeI/OmpD-associated family protein, producing the protein MTKGERNPKIDPFFRKAKKWKEEFELLREIVLDCGLTEDFKWMHPCYTHQDKNIVLIHGFKDYCALLFHKGALLKDPHGILVQQTENVQAARQIRFTSVSKIEEMQLILGAYIDEAVEVEKAGLQVTYKKNTEYDIPEELQNKFVEIPDLKTAFEALTPGRQRAYLLHFSKAKQSKTREARIEKYLPYILDGKGMDD; encoded by the coding sequence ATGACAAAAGGGGAAAGGAATCCAAAGATTGATCCCTTTTTTAGAAAGGCTAAAAAGTGGAAGGAAGAATTTGAGCTGTTAAGAGAGATCGTGCTCGACTGCGGCTTGACCGAGGATTTTAAGTGGATGCATCCTTGTTATACGCATCAGGATAAAAACATCGTATTGATCCATGGCTTTAAAGATTACTGTGCGCTTTTGTTTCACAAAGGGGCCTTGTTAAAGGATCCCCATGGCATTCTCGTCCAGCAAACGGAAAATGTACAGGCAGCGCGCCAAATCCGGTTCACCAGTGTTTCCAAAATAGAGGAAATGCAGCTTATTCTCGGAGCCTATATCGATGAAGCCGTGGAAGTGGAAAAAGCCGGCCTGCAGGTAACCTATAAAAAGAACACCGAGTACGACATTCCGGAAGAGCTGCAAAATAAATTCGTGGAAATCCCCGACTTGAAAACAGCTTTTGAAGCCTTGACGCCGGGACGGCAAAGGGCGTACCTGCTTCATTTTTCTAAGGCCAAGCAATCCAAAACCCGGGAAGCAAGGATTGAAAAATATTTGCCGTACATTCTCGATGGCAAGGGAATGGATGATTAG
- a CDS encoding GNAT family N-acetyltransferase encodes MKLMITHVTTAEEIAEVARLAADIWLEYYVSILTTEQIEYMIGKYQSVSAITEQILHQGYEYYLIQHDGSSTVGYMAVKQEEGKLFLSKFYIGKEHRGRGYGSQALAFLEQLGKDRNLSAIWLTVNRHNESSIAVYERKGFTIVREQIADIGNGHVMDDYVMEKKLPVSTEKGGPQ; translated from the coding sequence ATGAAGCTTATGATTACCCATGTGACTACGGCTGAGGAAATCGCAGAAGTTGCCCGATTAGCGGCAGACATATGGCTGGAATACTACGTATCCATTCTTACGACTGAGCAGATCGAGTATATGATAGGCAAGTATCAATCGGTTTCCGCGATTACCGAGCAGATCCTCCATCAAGGCTACGAATATTATTTAATCCAGCACGATGGCTCCTCCACGGTCGGATATATGGCGGTCAAACAAGAAGAGGGGAAGCTCTTCCTCAGCAAATTTTATATAGGCAAGGAGCACCGGGGGCGCGGCTATGGCAGCCAAGCGCTGGCCTTCCTGGAGCAGCTGGGCAAAGACCGAAACTTAAGCGCTATTTGGCTTACGGTCAATCGGCATAACGAATCCAGCATTGCGGTATATGAGAGGAAAGGTTTTACGATCGTACGGGAACAAATCGCGGATATCGGGAACGGACACGTTATGGATGATTATGTTATGGAAAAGAAACTGCCGGTTTCAACCGAAAAGGGGGGCCCTCAATGA
- a CDS encoding SulP family inorganic anion transporter, translating to MYSKMKNHWFFNIRKDVLAGMTVAFALIPEAIAFSILAGVDPMVGLYASFCIAVTISFVGGRMGMISAATGAMASLMGPIIASYGLEYLFAASILTGIIQYLMGVLKFGRFISFIPHSVVTGFVNALAIIIFMAQLPNFEGAGWVMYAMVAGTLLVVYGLPLLTKAVPSALVAIIVMTIVAVTFHLDLRTVGDMGTITQALPFLHIPDIGLSFQTLLNLLPFSIALAIVGITESLMTATIVDEMTETKSDKNKEVRGQGLANIVSGFFGGMAGCAMIGQTVINVKSGGRSRLSTFVAGTFLLILILALGDVVRQIPMAALVGVMIMVSASTFDWGSIRTLNRIPRSDALVMVLTVVIVVATHNLAIGVLSGVALSALIFGWRSARIHAQSSVDPTGTKVYRITGQLFFGTMLHFADLFPYKEDPDSIRIDFSASHVWDHSAITAIAKVMAKYEHLGKKVTIVGLNEESQRLVDRVGLAVPSGH from the coding sequence CTGTACTCAAAAATGAAAAACCACTGGTTCTTCAACATCCGCAAGGACGTGCTTGCCGGGATGACGGTGGCCTTCGCCCTTATTCCGGAAGCCATCGCCTTCTCCATTCTGGCCGGAGTAGATCCGATGGTCGGCTTGTACGCTTCCTTCTGTATTGCGGTCACTATCTCCTTCGTCGGCGGCCGCATGGGGATGATCTCCGCCGCCACCGGCGCCATGGCTTCCTTGATGGGACCCATTATCGCCAGCTACGGCTTGGAATATCTATTCGCCGCCTCCATTCTGACCGGAATCATCCAGTACCTGATGGGGGTTCTCAAGTTCGGCCGGTTCATCAGCTTCATCCCCCACTCGGTCGTCACCGGCTTCGTCAACGCTCTGGCCATCATTATTTTCATGGCCCAGCTTCCGAATTTCGAGGGAGCCGGATGGGTGATGTACGCCATGGTGGCGGGCACGCTCCTGGTGGTCTACGGACTTCCGCTGCTGACCAAAGCCGTTCCTTCCGCTCTCGTGGCCATTATTGTGATGACCATTGTTGCCGTCACCTTTCACCTTGATTTGCGGACCGTCGGTGATATGGGGACCATCACCCAGGCCCTTCCCTTCCTCCACATTCCCGATATCGGCTTGTCCTTTCAGACGCTGCTGAATCTTCTTCCGTTCTCGATTGCTCTGGCGATCGTCGGGATAACCGAGTCGCTTATGACCGCCACGATCGTCGATGAAATGACGGAGACCAAGAGTGACAAGAACAAAGAAGTGAGGGGCCAGGGACTGGCGAACATCGTATCCGGGTTCTTCGGCGGAATGGCGGGGTGCGCCATGATCGGCCAGACCGTCATCAACGTGAAATCGGGAGGCCGTTCCCGGCTGTCCACGTTCGTCGCCGGAACGTTCCTGCTCATCCTGATCCTCGCGCTTGGGGATGTCGTGAGGCAGATACCCATGGCCGCACTCGTCGGCGTCATGATCATGGTATCCGCCAGCACCTTCGATTGGGGCTCCATCCGGACGCTGAACCGGATCCCCCGCAGCGATGCGCTCGTCATGGTCCTCACCGTGGTGATTGTGGTGGCCACTCATAATCTGGCCATCGGCGTTCTGTCCGGAGTGGCCCTCAGCGCCCTTATCTTCGGATGGCGGTCCGCCCGGATCCATGCCCAATCCTCCGTTGACCCTACGGGAACAAAGGTCTACCGGATCACGGGACAGCTCTTCTTTGGAACGATGCTGCATTTTGCCGACCTATTCCCTTACAAGGAAGACCCCGATTCCATCCGGATCGACTTCAGCGCATCTCATGTATGGGACCACTCCGCCATCACGGCGATCGCCAAGGTGATGGCGAAGTACGAGCATCTTGGCAAGAAGGTAACGATTGTCGGGCTTAACGAGGAGAGCCAGCGGCTCGTGGATCGAGTTGGACTGGCCGTTCCTTCGGGACATTAA
- a CDS encoding response regulator transcription factor yields MDNIRVLIVEDDRDWRRGLAAYLAKEPDIEVKGQAETPEEALKAIREEDFDVVLMDIMLASQAEGIWLTAEVCQSCTARVLMLTSMQDKELIFDAFRAGAADYLVKSDFEKIPDAVRAAYAKESPISASVAEQMREEFRRLKQVEQEYKTKELRSQITPAELTVLEMIDSGHTQTEIADRLVVSIRTIKVHVGNILKKLGGGSSKEAARKAREMGLFQGEQERK; encoded by the coding sequence ATGGATAACATACGCGTATTGATCGTAGAGGATGACCGGGACTGGCGAAGGGGATTAGCAGCCTACCTGGCCAAAGAGCCGGATATTGAGGTAAAGGGGCAGGCGGAAACGCCGGAGGAAGCGCTGAAGGCTATCCGCGAGGAGGACTTCGACGTCGTGCTCATGGACATTATGCTCGCCAGCCAGGCGGAGGGCATCTGGCTGACCGCCGAGGTGTGCCAATCGTGCACGGCCCGGGTGCTGATGCTGACCTCCATGCAGGACAAGGAGCTTATCTTCGACGCCTTCCGGGCGGGAGCAGCGGATTATCTCGTGAAATCCGATTTCGAGAAGATTCCTGACGCCGTGAGGGCGGCTTATGCGAAGGAATCACCCATCAGCGCAAGCGTGGCCGAGCAGATGAGGGAGGAGTTCCGCCGGCTGAAGCAGGTCGAGCAGGAGTACAAGACCAAGGAGCTGCGCTCGCAGATCACCCCGGCGGAGCTGACGGTGCTCGAGATGATCGACAGCGGCCACACACAGACGGAGATTGCCGACCGGCTCGTCGTCTCGATCCGCACGATCAAGGTTCACGTCGGCAACATTCTGAAGAAGCTCGGGGGCGGAAGCAGCAAGGAGGCCGCCCGCAAGGCGCGGGAGATGGGGCTGTTTCAAGGCGAGCAGGAGCGGAAGTAA
- a CDS encoding sensor histidine kinase, with protein sequence MLFVFLGLWAIGGILLLSDGRSPATRWLSGVAFCGGCGALAALMGDYVMPYAVSRNAGEAGLRLLTIVQNSLSVTQYYGLPYCFVLFAVHYRTPALLRGREQALAVLLLLPIGATLLSVTPVYPIPYRIALLWVLPYLAFGTYLVLTRREQSLSLRRNHFYTTLAVLPAVLLCSVMNYILPSLGYAEMWRYNTWFILIAVILFLIAILNFGFLGIRVLIETRKLDYTIRAITSGTAILNHSIKNDVGKMKLFGDKIRAYAEETGQEELAEDIRVILDSSRHIQEMINRVQDQTQDLLLRKGLHQPAELLDLLLEQLAPRLNGVTVIRRYEEDAEIECDREQVLEALNNLLTNALEAMPLGGELEIRLQGDKKQVRIEVKDTGTGISKANMKRVMEPFFTTKGSHRHNFGLGLAYCYQVMRKHGGRFDIASEPGQGTRVTMGFPRKAEGRKHG encoded by the coding sequence ATGCTGTTCGTGTTCCTCGGCCTGTGGGCCATTGGGGGAATTTTGCTGCTGTCCGACGGGCGGAGCCCGGCGACGCGGTGGCTGAGCGGAGTGGCTTTTTGCGGGGGCTGCGGGGCGCTGGCCGCTCTCATGGGCGACTACGTGATGCCTTACGCGGTGAGCCGGAACGCCGGCGAGGCGGGGCTACGGCTGCTGACCATTGTGCAGAACAGCCTGTCCGTCACCCAGTATTATGGGCTGCCCTACTGCTTCGTGCTGTTCGCCGTCCACTACCGGACCCCGGCTCTGCTGCGCGGGCGCGAACAGGCGCTGGCCGTCCTTCTTCTTCTGCCGATTGGGGCGACCCTGCTGTCCGTCACGCCGGTCTATCCGATCCCTTACCGGATCGCTCTTTTGTGGGTGCTGCCGTACCTGGCGTTCGGAACGTATCTCGTCCTGACGAGAAGGGAACAGAGCCTTTCGCTGCGGCGGAATCATTTCTATACGACGCTGGCGGTGCTGCCGGCCGTTCTTCTGTGCTCCGTCATGAATTATATTCTCCCGAGCCTCGGGTACGCGGAAATGTGGAGGTACAACACCTGGTTCATCCTCATAGCCGTTATCTTGTTCCTGATCGCGATTCTGAACTTCGGCTTCCTGGGGATCCGGGTGCTCATCGAGACGCGGAAGCTGGATTATACGATCCGCGCGATTACTTCGGGAACGGCGATCCTGAACCATTCGATCAAGAACGACGTCGGCAAAATGAAGCTCTTCGGCGACAAAATCCGCGCCTACGCGGAGGAAACCGGCCAGGAGGAGCTGGCGGAGGACATCCGGGTGATCCTCGATTCCTCCCGCCATATCCAGGAAATGATCAACCGCGTGCAGGACCAGACCCAGGATCTGCTCCTTCGCAAAGGCCTGCACCAGCCGGCGGAGCTGCTGGACCTGCTGCTCGAGCAGCTTGCTCCAAGGCTGAACGGCGTAACGGTCATCCGCCGCTACGAGGAAGACGCCGAGATCGAGTGCGACCGGGAGCAGGTGCTCGAAGCGCTGAACAACCTGCTGACCAACGCGCTCGAGGCCATGCCCCTCGGAGGAGAGCTGGAGATCCGGCTGCAGGGAGACAAGAAGCAGGTGCGCATCGAGGTGAAGGATACGGGAACGGGCATCTCGAAAGCGAATATGAAGCGCGTGATGGAGCCGTTTTTTACGACGAAGGGCAGTCATCGCCATAATTTCGGTCTCGGTCTCGCCTACTGCTACCAGGTGATGCGCAAGCACGGGGGGCGCTTCGACATTGCGAGCGAGCCGGGGCAGGGAACAAGAGTAACCATGGGATTTCCGCGGAAGGCGGAGGGGAGAAAGCATGGATAA